gtgacatttcataatctaacatgaaatactgtactactattatggcttccagtagacttttgcaatataattttgtagtttctttgattagatgatgttaaatagaagtcttaaattatgttcatatatatatatatatatatatatatatatatatatatatatatatatatatatatatatatatatatatatatatattttaatgatgtcGCAAACttcaaattctaggtgatgcaaaacttttggccacagctgtatgctACTTGGTATAGGCTAGCTTACTGTTGTGTAGTTTAGAAATGTGACATATGCACCCTGTGTGCGTGTGAGTGCGtatgtacaaaattgaaggcatatgaaagaaaaggtttttaaaaacatacacaaaaagttaaaaaaagattaaaaaatcttttattttcatttagttttgggCAAAAGCcattcttcagctgtttaaaaagaaaaataaacacagtaaagtaaacttgttattcaagaattgtaattatacaaatcttctgtggatggtgtcatgattattagaatacaacgttcattcccagaggttccagagttcccagtttgaagataaaatctccttccttttgtttctgagcaATATTTGTCCCAGACAGCGCTGAGGGACCAACGTGACCGTCACCTCAGCTGGCATGGTGCCAACCCACCTTGGGACCCTCAGCTGGCATGGTGCCAACCCACCTTGGGACCCTCAGCTGGCATGGTGCCAGCTCACCTTGGGACCCTCAGCTGGCGTGGTGCCAGCCCACCTTATAACCCTCGGTTAGCAAGCAGAACCTGTGTTGAATGAATTGTGAGTAATAAGAAGGTCGCACTGAGTCAAGAAACTGCACCGATACAAGGCTGTGGGGACCCTAACTGAGCGCAGAGAGGCTCAGCTGCAGAAGAAGCTCCAGCGACAATGCTAGTGTAGGTCTGGCCCTggattacaggtacattattatgAAGACTGCGCCATAAACGTTGCTTTAATTCAGGCCTGTGCCCAGGGAGCTGCAGAAGGCTtgtcatttgtttcttttctagTTGTTCATTTGtaccagtaaataaataacagtgtgAATCTGTGCCAGATCTGTTCAAATAACAGAATTATAAATGACTAAAAGATATCCTAAATAAATGCTGTCTGAATAACTAACActcatactgtacagaagagtcTCTCATTTCTTTAACAGGTCATTTGATGGGTCGGCTATCATGGCGCCAACCCACCTTGGGAACCTCAGCTGGCATGGTGCCTGCCTACCTTGGGACTCTCAGCTGGCATGGTGACATCCTACCTTGGGACCATCATCATGCATGGTGCCAACCCGCCTTGGGACCCTCAGCTGGCATGGTGCCAGCCTGCCATTTGGAACTAGGGTTACGACTAAGCCCATTCATGTTGTATATAAGTAGTGTGGTAAGCCTTGTGTTGTTGATGTTGCTGAGTACTGTTTTACCTGCCAgatcatgtttaataaaaaacgtTCTTTTTCCTGGATTCCTGCATCTTCTTTCAAGTACCCACACAGCTCgctacaataaatatttatttacaaaactttttagttttttctaaatTTGAGATTTCAAGTTTTACTACATGTTTGAAGTTCTAGATTTATTTACAAACCCCATGATAGGTCTAAGGTCCTTGCTAAGATTTTTAACTCAGAAGCTCCAGtgcaagtcatttattttttattccaggaAACAGAAGCTGTTAAAGGAATACTGCATAGTAGATGCATAACTGAGTTGCTGATTAACTGCTGTTCATGCTTAATGAAATGGAAGTGTTGTTTCAGGTAACACATTAATACAGAGCCCGTGTAAGCCCATTACTGTAAGTGCGTATGTGAAGAACCCACAGCGCAGGACACTGGGGAGCGTTTACTCTGCACTTGAAcaggatgggttagggttagggatggaAAAACAGCAAACCCATCTTCATGTAATGTCTGAATAGATTTTCATTGCAGCACATAAAGAAATAAAGTTAATCACGTCGAGCTGTGGGGACCCTTGCTGAGCACAGAGAGGCTCAGCTGCAGTAAACTAGAAttcaagaaatactaaaagaaacaaacccAACACCAAACGTGTCCATGCATGCTCTTTTTGTCAGTCTGTATGTTCTGCATTTTGCTTTGATCATTTACCGTAGGGAGGGAGAGTCAGGAATCGATTGTTTTTAACACAGTACTTCACGACACATGTCTATGTTTTAACCATTGTAACAGTTGTATGAAGGAATTGCTATATTACACATTCATATTTCAGATCAGATTGGGCATGATTTTACTCCTCCTGCCTGCATGTTATATTTAATGGCAGATGTTATCGGCACTAAGACAGCTGATTTCACTGCTGAGCAGCTGCACAAAACACTTCTTTAAATACAATACCAATCCCCTTCTAAATGAAGGCCAATACAACATTATTcaagaaatagtaaaagaaaacaaacccagCACTAAATGTGTCCATGCATGTTCTTTTTGTCAGTCTGTATGTTCTGCATTTTGCATTGTTCATTTACAGTAGGGAGAGAGAGTCAGGGATCGATTGTTTTTAACACAGTACTGTAGTTAATTGCTAAGGGAACCAGAGTCAGATGCCTAAAATACTTCTAAAATATCTAAACTTAAGGCCAATAAAATAGACGTGTTTCTCGTTCTACAGCCCTGATGTTAAATCTGTAAAAACCTACCCACAATACCCACTTAAATCCTGATCTTAACGCCCTGCCTGGTCCACAGTGCCACTCACCTTACTCAACGTTTTGTACGGCCGGTGCAGGTCCAGAATGTTCAGGTTCCCAATAACAGGTAGAGCCGGCGGGCCGGGGGGGAAGCTGTAATTAGACGACTTGGAGGATTTCcagtaaaagtataaaaatataaaaccagttaAAACTAAAGCCAGAGACACAGTGGAGGTGTGAGCTAGGAGCAGACTAATCACAGACATGTTTGTCAGGAACACAGACACCTCGGCTCTCTGTTAATTATCTCAGAGTTCAGAATAACGCTCCTGGGTTTGGGCAGTGTTTAAATAGAGCGGCACACACAGTGGGCGTGGCTTCAGAAGGACTTCATCAGGTTCTTGCCAAGCAAGGTAAAGGTTGTTGATTTTTTGGAATGGTTTGCAGAATATTGTGTAAGCAGGtaagattttttgctgttgatgttcTGCTTTACTTTTCAAAACCTTGTGACATGGAGCAGGATATTATTATATACCTAATTCATCTAGGAATAATGTGTTGGTAAAtaccatattcataaaatgaaatggttagaagataaagcacattttattatgtttaaaaaagaaatggagagatACATCGACACCATCAATTGCTTagataaaaaagcaaaaaatacatgatattgttaatgtatttacaaaataatgcagttgagttataataccctgggaatgcttgtatagttaatgtaatgtacagagcttgtaataatacagttcagttataataccctggcaatgcttgtatagttaatgtgatgtacagagcttgtaataatacagtttaggtataataccctggcaatgcttgtatagttaatgtaatgtacagagcttgtaataatacagttcagttataataccctggcaatgcttgtatagttgatgtaatgtacagagcttgtaataatacagttcagttataataccctgggaatgcttgtatagtttttattattattattattattattattattattattattattattattattattgtactcttTGTGGACTCTGTAAAGAATGAAAAGCTGCCATGCcaagaaaaatgcaaaaatctgCATATAGAACACAGGAGAGCATAGATACTGAGGAGACTTATTCATTAGGTCCCATTCtacacacagaggcagggagGACTTGCATCAATAAGATGAATTACTGTGTGAGCAAAGACCTGATGGAAGTGGATTGAAATCAATTAGATTAATCATTGATTTGAATCATTAAACTACTGTAACTCTACAGTCTGTATCCTTTCACCTAGTGCAGAGGGTAGGATCATAGAGACCTGACACAATAAGCACACCCACTGTCTCCTAACCTACCTTTCACACAGTCAGTAACCCCACTGATAAACTTCATAACAAAGGCTGCTGTTAACTTTAAAACAGGTAGGGCACAGGTAGGGCACTAAGCCCTTCATAAACCTTGAATGAAAGGAAACTGCTGAATAAGTTGCTATGAATACTGTCATAGAGGCCCTACACTGCAGTTAGGAATGAGCAGCTTTGCTGATTTTTCCTTTTATTCATCTGTTTTTTAATTCAGTCTTTCAGTCAGTGCTGGATCAAATACTACCACATCTTGATAATGTAGAATGTTTCCTAGATAGATGACATCTTGCTCACCGCCAGCACCACAGAGCAGCGTGATGAAGTGTGAAACAGACTGGGACATTACAGAATCAGAGTAACATTGTCTGAATACAGGTTCATGCACAATAATTGGGACATTAGGGAGATGTTGAGAGCCTGCACCGCGCCCTAGAGAAGATAAATCACAAAGCAGAGAACTGCTAGATAATCTCCATGAAAAGCATCCTGGAATGTGTCGTATGAAGATTTAGCCCAAAGCTGTTTCTGGTGCCACTGGTTGGATAAGGACAGAGGAAATTGAATGTTTGCATGGCAGTACGGATCATGCTTCACCTGCAGCGCCCTTACATCCCTGGAAATGGCCCATTCAAGTATGGCAAAGAATTCATATCCATTTTGCCAAAAAGAACTGGAACTATTTTCTGGTGTTGGTGGACAGCCACTTAAAATGGCTAGCAGTTTTCCACATGACACAAATTAGAATGacaaaaaacatggaaattcTTCTAAACCTGTTCTCTTCTTACAGATTTCCGGAGGAATTGGTCTCTGACAACAGTCCTCAATTCACTGCTGTCAAATTTACCTAATTCCTGAAAATGAATGCAATCAAACCCACTTTGGTACCTCCATACCATCCATCCTCCAATGGTGCAGTTGGATGCTCTGTACAGATGCTGAAGCAGGTGCTGGACTCATTTTGCAAAGGTTGTGGAAACAAAGCAAGATTATCAGAAGCTCCAGCATGACAAAGGAAGAATAAGCAGCTGTGACTTCAATGTCTAGGACAGTCCATGTCAGAAtttggaggggggtggggaggggggagggtgtAATTGTGGAAAAGCATGGACAGTTGAAAAGCATGGACAGTTGAAAAGCATGGACAGTTGTAAAGCATGGACAGTTGAAAAGCATGGACAGTTGAAAAGCATGGACAGTTGTAAAGCATGGACAGTTGAAAAGCATGGACAGTTGAAAAGCATGGACAGTTGTAAAGCATGGACAGTTGAAAAGCATGGACAGTTGTAAAGCATGGACAGTTGAAAAGCATGGACAGTTGAAAAGCATGGACAGTTGTAAAGCATGGACAGTTGTAAAGCATGGACAGTTGTAAAGCATGGACAGTTGTAAAGCATGGATAGTTGACTTATTCAGTTCGGAGGCGAGTCCCAAAGAGCTTTGAGTGAAGATACTGAATGGTgtcattttgaaattgaaatttgaaaTGGACTGAACCATGCCATTCCAGCACGTTAAACAGCAAACCGGTTCTTTTCAAACTGTTCACGTGGACTCTCTACAGTACGAAAAGCTGCCCTgtcaagaaagaaacaaaacaaaatatgtgtatataaCACAGTGACGCATAGATACTGAGCAGACTTAACATGGTCCCATTCTACACACAGGGACAGGGAGGACTTGCATCAACACGATGAATTACTGTGTGAGCAAAAACTACTGTAACTCTACAGTCTGTATCCTTTCACCTAGTGCAGAGGGCGGGATCATAGAGACCTGACACAATAAGCACACCCACTGTCTCCTAACCTACCTTTCACACAGTCAATAACTCCACTGATAAACTTCATAACAAAGGCTGCTGTTAACTTTACCCCAGTAGGGCACAGGTAGGGCACAGGTAGGGCACTAAGCCCTTCATAAACCTTGAATGAAAGGAAACTGCTGAATAAGTTGctataaatactgtaatagaGACCCTATACTGTAGTTAGGAATGAGAAGCTTTGCTAATTCTTATGTTTATTCAGCTGTTTTTGAATGCAAGTTATTAACAGGATGAAGGGCTGAGTACTAAAGCTACCTCTATTCAAAAATGGAATGGCCTTCCTTTCTGTGTGAGAAAACagaacatattttacaatatgggtcccccttataaaagattactACAGTAAATCCTGGCAGAGATGCAGCTGGTATATAttgttgaatgcattttatttgcataccAAACTGTTGTTCGAGGGACAGCTCCTAACACAGAAGTGTGGGCAGCATATGGCAGGTGCTTCAAGCCActgtgtttagatcattaaacacTGACTCCAGTGAGTTTGTTCAGTTAGGTCAGTGCTGGTTCCTTTGCCCCAGTGCACTGTGAGTGTGACTGTCACATGCAGGTAGAgttcaaagagagagagagtgcaaagAGAGGCTGTGTAATACCAGACCCAGCAGCTGCAACACTGACAGCGTATTATCCCCCACCCTGGTGAAACGCAttgggagtatcagattgtgggCTGTAGGGACGTGACTCTGTCTGTACATCCGTCCTGCTGTCTGTCACAATTACATTGTTACATGCATCTTGAGATCacaagttattccacatacttcAAATCAGTCATTTTATTATACCCTGATACTAACAtctcatttgcttacctaatgaaggtcttaaataccacttatccaatttCAATGAACTGTTCCTTGCTAGTGTATTTCCTAATCTGCACTATATTATACATTATAGGTCATGGGCATCAACTTTTCATCATATAGTTTGCtcaaatctttttcttttgtttacttgCTTCAGAAAATCTGGTTGAACTCCAGTCTGTGTTAATAAGCCTGTGTCAATACACTATTATATGAGCTCAGAAGCCTCTTACTCAAGTCTGTGTTGATAAGCCTGTGCCAATACACTATCACATAAGTTCAGGAGCCTCTTACTCAAGTCTGTGTTGATAAGCCTGTGTCAATTCACTATTATATGAGCTCAGGAGCCTCTTAATCCAGTCTGTGTTGATAAGCCTGTGCCAATACACTAGTATAGgtgctcaggagctgctcttgagTTCTAGCTGACTGTTATTACCATGAAGGTTTATCACAGTCTGCAATGACTCCTGGGACCTGACAGACACTGAGGTGCTGCTCTGACTCCATGGGCCTGGCAGCTCCAGTGCATGACGCCCTCAGAGCCACAGCCTGATTTGGACAGGGAAGCGGACGACCT
The Polyodon spathula isolate WHYD16114869_AA unplaced genomic scaffold, ASM1765450v1 scaffolds_280, whole genome shotgun sequence genome window above contains:
- the LOC121308104 gene encoding cytochrome P450 2K3-like translates to MSVISLLLAHTSTVSLALVLTGFIFLYFYWKSSKSSNYSFPPGPPALPVIGNLNILDLHRPYKTLSKLSETYGNVFTFHMGPKKYVVLTGYEAVKEALVTQADDFSERGQTHTTNTSSRGGN